The following proteins are co-located in the Microvirga ossetica genome:
- a CDS encoding bifunctional helix-turn-helix transcriptional regulator/GNAT family N-acetyltransferase, giving the protein MIERQIEQVRRFNRIVTQHVGALEESYLRRGRPLGQARLLHEIGPDGIEVRTLRDRLKLDSGYVSRLLRALEGQGLVEMGSGKADGRVRRAALTPKGQAERDTYDTLSDELAASFLAPLDPPQRERLIQAMAEVERLLRAGAVELRFEAADSAAAQSCLEQYFRELAERFEIGFDPARSNSASVAEMTPPAGFFVVAWLDGQPAGCGALKVSDALTGEIKRMWTAPSARGLGIARKVLRRLEEMAREVGLARLHLETNRTLTEAQALYRQEGYEEVAPFNSEPYAHHWFEKRL; this is encoded by the coding sequence ATGATCGAGCGTCAGATTGAGCAGGTGCGCCGCTTCAACCGCATCGTCACGCAGCATGTGGGTGCGCTGGAGGAGAGCTATCTCCGGCGCGGCCGCCCCTTGGGACAGGCCCGGCTTCTGCACGAGATCGGGCCGGACGGCATCGAGGTGCGGACCTTACGCGACAGGCTCAAGCTGGATTCGGGCTATGTCAGCCGCCTGCTGCGCGCGCTCGAAGGGCAGGGGCTTGTCGAGATGGGAAGCGGAAAGGCTGACGGCCGGGTCCGACGGGCCGCCCTGACACCGAAGGGGCAGGCCGAGCGGGACACCTATGACACGCTTTCCGACGAACTGGCGGCCTCCTTCCTCGCGCCTCTCGATCCGCCGCAGCGCGAACGTCTCATCCAGGCCATGGCCGAGGTCGAACGCCTGTTGCGGGCCGGCGCGGTGGAGCTGCGGTTCGAGGCAGCGGACAGTGCGGCGGCGCAATCCTGCCTGGAGCAGTATTTCAGGGAGCTCGCCGAACGCTTCGAGATCGGCTTCGACCCGGCCCGGAGCAATTCTGCGAGCGTCGCGGAGATGACGCCCCCGGCGGGGTTTTTCGTGGTCGCCTGGCTCGACGGACAGCCTGCAGGCTGCGGGGCCCTCAAGGTGTCCGACGCCCTGACCGGCGAGATCAAGCGCATGTGGACGGCGCCCTCCGCGCGGGGTCTCGGGATCGCGCGAAAAGTGCTGCGGAGGCTCGAGGAAATGGCGCGCGAGGTCGGCCTTGCGCGGCTGCATCTGGAAACCAACCGTACCCTGACCGAGGCTCAGGCGCTGTATCGCCAGGAAGGCTACGAGGAGGTCGCGCCCTTCAACAGCGAGCCCTATGCCCACCACTGGTTCGAGAAGCGGCTGTAA
- a CDS encoding ArsR/SmtB family transcription factor, which yields MKEGPVIASVAALLGDPARANILTALMDGRALTVSELAEAAGVTLQTASGHLAKLDAANLLVAEKQGRHRYFRLSGPDVAQVLEALMGLAQRTGATRVRTGPKDAALRSARVCYDHLAGERGVAMLNGAQRQGLLSDREDLALTGKGRTFFADFGIDLAALEKGRRPVCRACLDWSERHSHLGGALGAAILNRLIEKQWVRRDAGRVLTFTREGAEGFDAAFGPA from the coding sequence ATGAAGGAAGGTCCCGTCATCGCCTCCGTGGCCGCGCTTCTCGGCGATCCGGCCCGGGCCAACATTCTCACCGCCCTCATGGACGGGCGCGCGCTCACCGTGAGCGAACTCGCCGAGGCCGCGGGCGTCACGCTCCAGACCGCGAGCGGCCATCTCGCCAAGCTCGATGCGGCGAACCTCCTCGTCGCGGAGAAGCAGGGGCGGCACCGCTATTTCCGGCTCTCGGGGCCGGACGTGGCCCAGGTTCTCGAGGCCCTGATGGGCCTCGCCCAGCGCACGGGCGCGACCCGCGTGCGGACCGGCCCGAAGGATGCGGCGCTGCGATCCGCCCGCGTCTGCTACGACCACCTCGCCGGCGAGCGCGGTGTCGCGATGCTGAATGGAGCGCAGCGGCAGGGTCTCCTCTCGGATCGCGAGGATCTCGCCCTGACCGGCAAGGGCCGCACCTTCTTCGCCGATTTCGGGATCGATCTGGCCGCGCTGGAGAAGGGCCGCCGCCCGGTCTGCCGCGCCTGCCTCGACTGGAGCGAGCGGCACAGCCATCTCGGCGGCGCGCTCGGCGCCGCGATCCTCAACCGGCTGATCGAGAAGCAGTGGGTCCGGCGCGATGCCGGCCGTGTGCTCACCTTCACCCGCGAAGGCGCGGAGGGGTTCGACGCGGCGTTCGGCCCGGCATAG
- a CDS encoding NIPSNAP family protein: MITCFIRYEIDPFKVDAFNEYARNWGQAIPRCGADLIGYYAPHEGSATTAYGVYNIGSLAEYEAYRARLKNDSAGRANYEFAKREEFIRREDRIFLRLASAPHAELIKP, translated from the coding sequence ATGATCACCTGCTTCATCCGCTACGAGATCGACCCGTTCAAGGTGGACGCCTTCAACGAATATGCCCGCAACTGGGGCCAAGCCATTCCCCGCTGCGGCGCCGATCTGATCGGCTATTACGCGCCGCATGAGGGTTCCGCCACCACGGCGTATGGCGTCTACAACATCGGGAGCCTGGCCGAATACGAGGCCTATCGCGCCCGCCTGAAGAACGATTCCGCAGGGCGCGCCAATTACGAATTCGCTAAAAGAGAAGAGTTCATCCGCCGGGAGGACCGGATCTTTCTCCGGCTCGCCTCGGCGCCTCATGCGGAGCTTATCAAGCCATGA
- a CDS encoding antibiotic biosynthesis monooxygenase family protein, with product MIAVIFEVWPDGEDGKRDYLGLAAALRSDLTGMDGFISVERFQSLTEPGKLLSLSFWRDEDAVRAWRNLPSHRSTQGAGRAGVFRDYRLRVAAVIRDYGLTERAEAPADSREVHEGVTGVR from the coding sequence ATGATCGCGGTGATCTTCGAAGTCTGGCCCGATGGAGAGGACGGCAAGCGGGATTATCTCGGCCTCGCTGCGGCGCTCCGCTCAGACCTGACGGGCATGGACGGCTTCATCTCCGTGGAGCGCTTTCAGAGCCTCACCGAGCCCGGGAAACTCCTGTCGCTGTCGTTCTGGCGCGACGAGGACGCGGTGCGGGCCTGGCGCAACCTGCCCTCCCATCGCTCGACGCAGGGCGCTGGCCGCGCCGGCGTTTTTCGCGATTACCGTCTGCGGGTGGCGGCGGTGATCCGCGATTACGGCCTGACCGAGCGCGCGGAGGCGCCCGCCGACAGCCGCGAGGTGCACGAGGGCGTCACGGGCGTAAGGTAA
- a CDS encoding M23 family metallopeptidase, with translation MRPGFPSLIGLALLACPAAAQDIALRLPVACEIGRDCFIQHYVDRDPSPAVSDYQCGTLTYEDHNGTDIRIPTMAAQKAGVDVVAAADGKVLRVRDGVEDVSITGRGRESVANTECGNGAVVDHGNGWETQYCHMAKGSLAVKPGDAMKAGDRIGRIGLSGMTEFPHLHFTLRKDGKPVDPFAYGAPEKSCGGGKSLWEASLQRALAYQGGSVLNKGFATGPVTMDGIESGAAGQEIPTTKSPALVAYVRAIGLKGGDVQTLTLVDPDGKPIAQNKAPPLDRAKAQWMAFAGIKQPAGGFRPGLYRAIYRVERDGRPAIEQAFGITLRP, from the coding sequence ATGCGTCCTGGTTTTCCGAGCCTCATCGGCCTTGCTCTTCTCGCCTGCCCCGCCGCGGCGCAGGACATCGCCTTGCGCCTGCCGGTGGCGTGTGAGATCGGGCGCGACTGCTTCATCCAGCATTACGTCGACCGCGACCCGTCGCCGGCGGTGAGCGATTACCAATGCGGCACCCTCACCTATGAGGACCATAACGGCACCGATATCCGGATTCCGACCATGGCCGCCCAGAAGGCCGGCGTCGATGTGGTCGCGGCCGCTGACGGCAAGGTGCTGCGCGTCCGCGACGGAGTCGAGGACGTCTCGATCACCGGGCGCGGGCGGGAGAGCGTCGCCAACACCGAATGCGGCAACGGTGCGGTGGTCGATCACGGCAATGGCTGGGAAACGCAATACTGCCATATGGCCAAGGGCAGCCTCGCGGTGAAGCCAGGCGATGCGATGAAAGCCGGCGACCGGATCGGGCGGATCGGGTTGTCCGGCATGACCGAGTTTCCGCATCTGCATTTCACCCTGCGCAAGGACGGCAAGCCGGTCGATCCCTTCGCCTATGGCGCGCCGGAAAAATCCTGCGGCGGCGGCAAGTCCCTGTGGGAGGCCTCGCTCCAACGGGCGCTGGCCTATCAGGGCGGCAGCGTGCTGAACAAGGGTTTTGCCACCGGCCCCGTGACGATGGATGGTATCGAATCGGGCGCGGCCGGGCAGGAGATTCCGACGACGAAATCGCCGGCCCTCGTGGCCTATGTGCGCGCCATCGGGCTCAAAGGCGGCGACGTGCAGACGCTGACCTTAGTTGATCCCGACGGCAAGCCGATCGCCCAGAACAAGGCCCCGCCGCTCGACCGCGCCAAGGCGCAGTGGATGGCCTTTGCCGGCATCAAGCAGCCGGCCGGTGGCTTTCGCCCCGGGCTTTACCGGGCGATCTACCGCGTCGAGCGCGACGGCAGGCCCGCCATCGAGCAGGCCTTCGGGATTACCTTACGCCCGTGA
- a CDS encoding heme ABC transporter permease, with protein MIRELANPTRFMSLSGALLPWIGGLAALLMAVGLYMVWFTAPADYQQGETVKIMYIHVPAAWLSLFFYMIMASSALGSLVWRHPLADVSQKAAAPIGAAFTLICLVTGSLWGKPMWGTYWQWDARLTSMLVMLLIYLGILALWRAIEEPNRAARAVSILTLVGAVNVPIVKFSVDWWNTLHQPAAVFRLDGPTIHASMLVPLLIMALAFTLVGVALHLSGMRTEILRRRVRTLTILEAERLDVQAA; from the coding sequence ATGATCCGAGAGCTTGCCAATCCGACCCGCTTCATGAGCCTCAGCGGCGCGCTGCTGCCGTGGATAGGCGGGCTGGCGGCGCTGCTCATGGCGGTCGGTCTCTACATGGTCTGGTTCACGGCGCCCGCCGATTACCAGCAGGGCGAGACGGTCAAGATCATGTATATCCATGTGCCAGCGGCCTGGCTGTCCCTGTTCTTCTACATGATCATGGCATCGTCGGCGCTCGGCAGCCTGGTCTGGCGCCATCCGCTGGCTGACGTCTCGCAGAAGGCGGCAGCCCCCATCGGTGCCGCCTTCACCCTGATCTGCCTCGTCACCGGCTCGCTCTGGGGCAAGCCCATGTGGGGCACCTACTGGCAATGGGATGCCAGGCTCACCTCCATGCTGGTGATGCTGCTGATCTATCTCGGCATCCTGGCGCTCTGGCGCGCCATCGAGGAGCCGAACCGCGCCGCGCGCGCCGTTTCGATCCTCACCCTCGTCGGCGCGGTGAACGTGCCGATCGTGAAATTCTCGGTCGATTGGTGGAACACCCTGCATCAGCCGGCCGCCGTGTTCCGCCTCGACGGGCCGACGATCCATGCCTCCATGCTCGTGCCGCTGCTGATCATGGCGCTCGCCTTCACCCTCGTCGGCGTGGCCCTGCATCTATCGGGCATGCGCACGGAGATCCTGCGCCGCCGGGTGCGCACGCTCACCATCCTCGAGGCCGAGCGCCTCGACGTACAGGCGGCTTAA
- the ccmD gene encoding heme exporter protein CcmD gives MSHTFFIAFSYVLTALVMTGLILRAVIDHRIQVRALADLEARGIGRRSRHG, from the coding sequence ATGTCGCACACATTCTTCATCGCGTTCTCCTATGTCCTGACGGCTCTGGTCATGACCGGCCTGATCCTGCGCGCCGTCATCGACCACCGCATCCAGGTGCGCGCGCTGGCCGATCTCGAAGCGCGCGGCATCGGCCGGAGGTCGCGCCATGGCTGA
- a CDS encoding DsbE family thiol:disulfide interchange protein — translation MAEAVERPRSRLLFLLPALVFVALVLLFGVQLISGRNPAEVPSVLIDKPVPVFSLAPLEGLLANGQPVPGFSNADLKGRVTVVNVWASWCAPCRQEHPLLVDLARDPSIRVVGINQKDNPDNARRFLGTLGNPYAAVGVDPNGRASIDWGVYGVPETFIIGPDGTIRHKHIGPLTPENFGAFKEKLRQTPRA, via the coding sequence ATGGCTGAGGCCGTCGAGCGCCCGCGCTCGCGCTTGCTCTTTCTGCTGCCGGCGCTGGTCTTCGTCGCGCTGGTGCTGCTCTTCGGCGTGCAGCTGATCTCAGGCCGCAATCCCGCCGAGGTGCCTTCGGTCCTGATCGACAAGCCGGTCCCGGTCTTCAGCCTCGCGCCGCTCGAAGGCCTGCTCGCCAACGGCCAGCCCGTGCCCGGCTTCTCGAACGCGGATCTCAAGGGCCGCGTGACGGTGGTGAATGTCTGGGCGTCGTGGTGCGCACCCTGCCGCCAGGAGCATCCGCTCCTGGTCGATCTCGCCAGGGACCCGTCGATCCGCGTGGTCGGCATCAACCAGAAGGACAATCCCGACAACGCCCGCCGCTTCCTCGGCACGCTCGGCAACCCATATGCGGCCGTCGGCGTCGATCCGAACGGCCGCGCCTCCATCGACTGGGGCGTCTACGGCGTGCCTGAAACCTTCATCATCGGCCCCGACGGCACCATCCGCCACAAGCATATCGGGCCCCTGACGCCGGAGAATTTTGGGGCGTTCAAGGAGAAGCTGCGCCAAACCCCGCGCGCTTGA
- a CDS encoding YaiI/YqxD family protein, translating into MDETFQAITIYVDADACPVKAEIYRVAARHGLKVFVVSNSFFQVPQDPLIERVVVSSGFDAADDWIAERAGRGAIVITADIPLASRCVKAGAEVIGPTGKPFTQASIGMALATRNLMEDLRAMGEVTGGPKAFSPKDRSAFLSALDVAINRLKRAGFGAASP; encoded by the coding sequence ATGGACGAGACCTTCCAAGCAATCACCATCTATGTGGATGCCGATGCATGCCCGGTGAAGGCCGAGATCTACCGGGTCGCCGCACGTCACGGCCTGAAGGTCTTCGTGGTCTCGAATTCCTTTTTCCAGGTGCCGCAGGATCCGCTGATCGAGCGCGTGGTGGTGAGCAGCGGCTTCGATGCCGCCGACGATTGGATCGCCGAGCGCGCCGGGCGCGGCGCCATCGTGATCACCGCCGACATCCCGCTGGCCAGCCGCTGCGTGAAGGCCGGAGCCGAGGTGATCGGCCCGACCGGAAAACCCTTCACGCAAGCCTCCATCGGCATGGCGCTCGCCACCCGCAACCTGATGGAGGACCTGCGCGCCATGGGCGAGGTGACGGGCGGGCCGAAGGCGTTTTCGCCAAAAGACCGCTCGGCCTTCCTCTCGGCGCTGGACGTGGCGATCAACCGGCTCAAGCGCGCGGGGTTTGGCGCAGCTTCTCCTTGA
- a CDS encoding adenylate/guanylate cyclase domain-containing protein, translating into MTPRSRIRATLGLLDNLRTTPVLSDATHRLIREADTGALQRAGVARIITGGLLLLAVVVATASIDFTNPMAVKQIWAAELTLALFGMVGWVGAWLASKRIAIQSLPIITALLDAFLVLGNLGYSHWGLGVPGGFYSVFPVAWVVPITMAAAAIHYQPRLQVFVAAVYVVGLSLLAFGGDMLSLEERQQDLSAMGGLFSAQANMIRIVMVFAAGLILILVARQGRLMLERAVRETTLRVTLTRYLPRELAPILTDQAFASLRQGRRIPVSLLFVDIRASTTFGETMEPAQLAVFITSFRRRVLRAASRHGGVIDKFTGDGALILFGVPAAQEGDARRALACGQTLLTLIERWNAKRGFNPPVRLGIGVHTGDVFCGVVGDESRLEFTVVGETVNIASRIEQATKAAGCELLASQETVMAAGEEELWSEVECEPLPGVTRKMVLMKPAG; encoded by the coding sequence GTGACCCCTCGATCCCGCATCCGCGCCACCCTCGGTCTGCTCGACAATCTGCGCACGACCCCCGTGCTGAGCGATGCCACGCACCGGCTGATCCGCGAGGCCGATACCGGCGCGCTGCAGCGGGCAGGGGTCGCGCGCATCATCACCGGCGGGCTGCTGCTGCTGGCGGTGGTGGTCGCAACCGCTAGCATCGATTTCACCAACCCCATGGCGGTCAAGCAGATCTGGGCCGCGGAGCTGACCCTGGCCCTATTCGGGATGGTGGGCTGGGTCGGAGCCTGGCTCGCCTCGAAGCGGATCGCCATCCAGAGTCTGCCGATCATCACGGCTTTGCTCGACGCCTTCCTGGTCCTCGGCAACCTCGGCTACAGCCATTGGGGCTTAGGCGTTCCCGGCGGTTTCTATTCCGTCTTTCCGGTCGCCTGGGTGGTGCCGATCACCATGGCCGCCGCCGCCATCCATTACCAGCCCCGACTGCAGGTCTTCGTAGCGGCGGTCTATGTCGTGGGCCTGTCGCTGCTCGCCTTCGGCGGCGACATGCTGAGCCTGGAGGAGCGTCAGCAGGACCTCTCCGCCATGGGAGGCCTGTTCTCGGCGCAGGCCAACATGATCCGTATCGTCATGGTTTTCGCCGCAGGCCTGATCCTGATCCTGGTGGCGCGCCAGGGGCGGCTGATGCTGGAGCGGGCCGTGCGCGAGACGACCTTGCGCGTCACGCTCACCCGCTACCTGCCGCGCGAGCTCGCGCCGATCCTCACCGATCAGGCCTTCGCGTCTTTGCGCCAGGGACGGCGCATTCCGGTGAGCCTGCTCTTCGTCGACATCCGCGCCTCGACAACCTTCGGCGAGACCATGGAGCCGGCGCAGCTCGCCGTGTTCATCACCTCTTTCCGCAGGCGGGTCCTGAGGGCGGCCTCGCGCCACGGCGGTGTCATCGACAAGTTCACCGGCGACGGGGCGCTCATCCTTTTCGGCGTGCCGGCGGCACAGGAGGGCGATGCGAGGCGCGCGCTTGCCTGCGGTCAGACCCTGTTGACCCTGATCGAGCGCTGGAACGCCAAGCGCGGCTTCAACCCGCCGGTGCGCCTCGGCATCGGCGTTCACACGGGCGACGTGTTCTGCGGCGTGGTGGGCGATGAGAGCCGGCTCGAATTCACCGTGGTCGGCGAGACGGTCAACATCGCCTCGCGCATCGAGCAGGCGACGAAGGCGGCCGGCTGCGAGCTCCTGGCCTCCCAGGAAACCGTCATGGCGGCTGGCGAGGAGGAGCTTTGGTCCGAGGTTGAATGCGAACCGCTGCCGGGCGTCACGCGCAAGATGGTGCTGATGAAGCCGGCGGGGTGA